In Procambarus clarkii isolate CNS0578487 chromosome 6, FALCON_Pclarkii_2.0, whole genome shotgun sequence, one DNA window encodes the following:
- the LOC123748169 gene encoding circumsporozoite protein-like, translating into MTYIGESLQVMSEYSCCYSSHHLPWREKSQTVGGSLKDQAAGGSLKDQVAGGSPKTQAAGGSLKDQAAGGSPKTQAASGSPKPQATGGSPKTQAAGGSPKTQAASGSPKPQATGGSPKTQAAGGSPKTQAASGSPKPQATGGSLKTQAAGGSPKTQAAGGSLKDQAAGGSPKTQAASGSPKPQATGGSPKTQAAGGSPKTQAASGSPKPQATGGSPKTQAAGESLKTQAAGGSLKTQAAGGSPKTQAAGGSLKDQAAGGSPKTQAASGSPKTQAAGGSLKTQAAGGSPKTQAAGGSPKTQAAGGSPKTQAAGGSLKTQAAGGSPKTQAAGGSLKDQAAGGSPKTQAASGSPKPQATGGSPKTQAASGSPKTQAAGGSLKTQAAGGSPKTQAAGGSPKDQLVRITGSFTPLIKSCYNVRIFNRLLGTLERHKSNASAIKSGSWELLWRHKSNAPAIKSGSWELWRRRKANAAAPQSGSRELRGLTYILF; encoded by the exons ATGACTTACATTGGTGAGTCGCTGCAGGTGATGAGTGAATACTCCTGCTGTTACTCATCTCATCACCTTCCTTG GCGAGAAAAGAGCCAGACTGTTGGTGGATCACTGAAGGATCAGGCAGCTGGTGGATCACTCAAGGATCAGGTAGCTGGTGGATCACCCAAGACTCAGGCAGCTGGTGGATCACTCAAGGATCAGGCAGCTGGTGGATCACCCAAGACTCAGGCAGCTAGTGGATCTCCCAAGCCTCAGGCAACTGGTGGATCACCCAAGACTCAGGCAGCTGGTGGATCACCAAAGACTCAGGCAGCTAGTGGATCTCCCAAGCCTCAGGCAACTGGTGGATCACCCAAGACTCAGGCAGCTGGTGGATCACCCAAGACTCAGGCAGCTAGTGGATCTCCCAAGCCTCAGGCAACTGGTGGATCACTCAAGACTCAGGCAGCTGGTGGATCACCCAAGACTCAGGCAGCTGGTGGATCACTCAAGGATCAGGCAGCTGGTGGATCACCCAAGACTCAGGCAGCTAGTGGATCTCCCAAGCCTCAGGCAACTGGTGGATCACCCAAGACTCAGGCAGCTGGTGGATCACCCAAGACTCAGGCAGCTAGTGGATCTCCCAAGCCTCAGGCAACTGGTGGATCACCCAAGACTCAGGCAGCTGGTGAATCACTTAAGACTCAGGCAGCTGGTGGATCACTCAAGACTCAGGCAGCTGGTGGATCACCCAAGACTCAGGCAGCTGGTGGATCACTCAAGGATCAGGCAGCTGGTGGATCACCCAAGACTCAGGCAGCTAGTGGATCACCCAAGACTCAGGCAGCTGGTGGATCACTCAAGACTCAGGCAGCTGGTGGATCACCCAAGACTCAGGCAGCTGGTGGATCACCCAAGACTCAGGCAGCTGGTGGATCACCCAAGACTCAGGCAGCTGGTGGATCACTCAAGACTCAGGCAGCTGGTGGATCACCCAAGACTCAGGCAGCTGGTGGATCACTCAAGGATCAGGCAGCTGGTGGATCACCCAAGACTCAGGCAGCTAGTGGATCTCCCAAGCCTCAGGCAACTGGTGGATCACCCAAGACTCAGGCAGCTAGTGGATCACCCAAGACTCAGGCAGCTGGTGGATCACTCAAGACTCAGGCAGCTGGTGGATCACCCAAGACTCAGGCAGCTGGTGGATCACCCAAGGATCAGCTTGTTAGGATCACCGGGTCGTTCACGCCGCTTATTAAGTCATGTTACAATGTACGGATTTT CAATCGTCTCTTGGGAACTCTGGAGCGGCATAAATCCAACGCCTCTGCCATCAAATCCGGCTCTTGGGAACTCTTATGGCGGCATAAATCCAACGCCCCTGCCATCAAATCCGGCTCTTGGGAACTCTGGCGGCGGCGTAAAGCCAACGCCGCCGCTCCCCAATCCGGCTCCCGTGAGCTACGAGGTCTGACCTACATTTTATTCTGA